Sequence from the Bacillus thuringiensis genome:
CCTGAAATCGCGCCTTGCATAAATGGTTTATACTTCACCAGGTTAAGTAATTCTCCTACGCCTGCCGCTTTACGTTTCACTTTTCGCTCTGGTTCTTTCACAAAAAAGAAAACTAAAATAAATGCTAAGAAAATTAAAATACTCGTTGCGAAAAATGGGTAACGCCAAGAATGTCCACCTAATATACCGCCTAATAACGGTCCGCCCGCCATTCCTAAACCGATAGCTGCTTCATATAATCCTACTGCTTCATGAACTTCTTTACTTAATGCAATCAATAATGTCATCGCCGTTGCGAAGAACATTGCATTTCCTAATCCCCATCCAGCGCGAAAAAGAGATAATTGAGCAATCGTTTGCGATACACCACATATAAACGCAAATACAGTTACGATCGCAAGACCAATTGTCATCATTCGTTTATCACCAAATCTTGATGCAAATATACCAGCTGGTAACATCATAATTGCCATCGTTAAAATATACGCTGTAAATAACATCTCGACTTGCCAATGCGTTGCCCCAATCTTTTCAGCAATAATTGGCAAAATTGGATCGACTACCCCTATACCTGAAAAGGCAAGGAAAGTAGCTACCACTGTAATCAATCTCCCTAGTTTTTGTTTGCTCTCCATTTTGATTACTCTCCTTTTGTATTCTCTAAAAATGTCACTGC
This genomic interval carries:
- a CDS encoding MFS transporter gives rise to the protein MESKQKLGRLITVVATFLAFSGIGVVDPILPIIAEKIGATHWQVEMLFTAYILTMAIMMLPAGIFASRFGDKRMMTIGLAIVTVFAFICGVSQTIAQLSLFRAGWGLGNAMFFATAMTLLIALSKEVHEAVGLYEAAIGLGMAGGPLLGGILGGHSWRYPFFATSILIFLAFILVFFFVKEPERKVKRKAAGVGELLNLVKYKPFMQGAISGMLYYYGFFVVLAYSPLIMHLSAIQLGFVFCGWGLALAYGSAILAHKLEGKYEPKALLKGSLLVFAIFLIALFFVKIMWLQIVLIVLSGLASGINNALFTSYVMDISPYERSVTSGVYNFVRWLGGAIAPILSGVIGHTVSPQSPFLVGGIVVLVGCIMILIPIRKPVEIETKALS